ATATTCTTCAAGGCGGCCGATGGTAACGTCGAGCGGCACATGCTCGCCTTCGCGCCACACGATCACCGGAACCGAACTGCCCACCAATGTGTCGGCGACAATGCGTGGCAGGGCACGGCGGCTCGATACATCTTGCCCGTCAAAGCGCAAGATGATGTCGCCTTGCAGAATACCACCAGCCGCGGCCGGACTATGCTCAATAACCGCCGCGACGAGCGCACCCGTAGTGGCCGCCAATTGCTGGCTTTCAGCGATTTCGGGCGAGACAGATTGGATGCGCACGCCGAGCCACCCGCGCCTGGTCTGGCCGAACTCGCGTAGCTGAGCGATGACCGGGCCGACGATGGCCGACGGAGTTGCGAACCCGATTCCCACACTGCCGCCTGACGGTGAATAAATAAGAGTGTTCACACCGATCACCTTGCCGTTCATATCGAACATCGGCCCGCCGGAATTCCCCCGATTGATGGGCGCGTCGGTTTGCAGAAAATCATCGTAGGGGCCGGCATTGATATCGCGACCACGCGCCGAAAGAATGCCCGCCGTAACCGTGTTGCCAAGCCCAAACGGATTGCCGATCGCAATAACCCAGTCACCCACTCTTGCGCCATCGGAATTGCCAAATTGGACAAACGGCAAAATTTTTCCGCTTTCGACTTTGAGCAGAGCCAAATCCGTTTTTGGGTCGCGCCCGATTACTTTTGCATTGAGGCGAGAGTTGTCGTTCAGAACGACGGTGATTTCATCGGCATCTGCGATTACGTGATTGTTGGTAACCACCAGTCCGCTTGGGTCAATGATAAAACCGGAGCCCAGTGAAGTAATTGGTTGCGTCGGGGCTCCTCCCCGGCGATTAAAAAATTCGTAAAATTCTTCAGGCGGCGTGCCGGGTGGCAACTCTCCGAACGGTGATTCCTTCGATTTGGATTCCGCGCTAAATGATGTGGCGATGTTCACCACGGCGGGAGTGAGCTTCTCGACCAAGTCGGCGAAACTGTCGGGCGCTGAGCGCGCGGCGCCAGGGCCCGGCAAAGTAAGCAACACCGTCCAGACAATCAAACCGGCGATCAGCAAGCGATAAGCAGCGCTCATACTATATGTCCTTGGCGGGCTGAATAACCGACGGGGGCTGTATATCCAGGTCGAGCCCATCGGTCATCCTCCGGCACTGGCGGCAAGTGGAGTTTAAATTGGGCGCGGCAACATATTCCTAGGATAGGGCAGCTAGTCGGCGCTGGAAAGAACCACGCGGTATCAAATTGCAGTTAACTTCAGCGTACCAGCCATACAATTGCGAAACCAACCAGCGCCATGGTCAGGCCAACGGAACGCAGGCGGTTTGAAGGTAGCGTGAGAGCTACCATCATCATGCGTTTCATCCCATTGGGAAAAAGCGAATAAACTACGCCCTCGATGACGAATACCAGGCCGATTGCGGTAAGCAGAGCAAGCGAGAATTCTGACAATTCCGACCTCTAGGGAACGTGGAAGCGCGCCCCGGCAACGACGAATAAGATGATAAGCGGATGTTGGGCGAGCAGTGCCTATTTGAGCTCCGCGCCCGCCTCTCGATCGTAAATATTGCCAAAGAAGCGGAAAAATTCGCTGTCTGGCGAAAGAACCAGAGTGGTGTCATCGGCGCCCAGTGCCCGCTCATAAGCTTGCATCGACCGGTAAAAAGAGAAAAAATCCTCGTCCTGGTCGAAAGCATCGGCAAAGATCTTTACAGCCAAGGCATCGCCCTGGCCACGGACAATTTCCGACTCTCGTTTGGCGTTAGCCAACAAGATGGTTCTTTCCTTATCAGCGCGGGACTTAATGCGCTGAGATTCTTCATCACCCTGAGCGCGAAATTCCTTGGCTTCGCGATCTCGTTCAGTTTGCATGCGTCGATAAACCGCTTGGCTGTTCTCGACCGGCAAATCGGCACGGCGGATACGCACATCGATAACATCGACACCGAAACTCGTCGATTGGCGGTTCACCTGCTCAAGAATTTGGAGCATCAAATTGCCCCGCTCGCCGGACAATACGGTTATCAGCTCAACCGTGCCCAGCACCTGGCGGGTAGCGGCGTTGAGAACCGCACCAAGGCGGCTGCGGGCGATTGCCTCCGACCCGACCGTTTGGAAAAACAGCAGTGGGTCGGTGATGCGATAGCGCAAATATGAATCGACGACGAGGCGTTTCTGATCCCCGAGAATGACCTCTTCCGACTGAGCGTCGAAATCCAGAATGCGCTTGTCAAAATATTCCACATTTTGAACGAAAGGTGTCTTCCAGCGCAGACCTGGCTCGTCTTCGCCATAGGCGTTGACGACTTGTCTCGGTTCGCCGAACTGAAGCAAAATAGCTTGCTGATATTCGGTTACTTTATACGTCGAACTCAACACTAAGATGACGGCGACCACGATGGCGACGCCGAGTAGGAGTAGTTTGGCCCGTCCACTCATTGTCCGGTACCCCCTTGGCGGCGTTTGTTCAGCTCAGGTAGTGGCAAATACGGCACGACGCCTTGCCCGCCACTGGCCGAAGAATCAATCAAAACCTTGTTCATGCCGGCCAATATCTTTTCCATCGTTTCCAAATAGATGCGCTGGCGCGTGACGCTCTTAGCTTGCCGGTATTCGTTATAAACCAGGGTGAAGCGTTGCGCCTCGCCATTGGCGCGGGCAACGACTTCCTGCTCATAAGCTTCCGCTTCTTGTAAAATCCG
This window of the Pseudomonadota bacterium genome carries:
- the hflC gene encoding protease modulator HflC; amino-acid sequence: MSGRAKLLLLGVAIVVAVILVLSSTYKVTEYQQAILLQFGEPRQVVNAYGEDEPGLRWKTPFVQNVEYFDKRILDFDAQSEEVILGDQKRLVVDSYLRYRITDPLLFFQTVGSEAIARSRLGAVLNAATRQVLGTVELITVLSGERGNLMLQILEQVNRQSTSFGVDVIDVRIRRADLPVENSQAVYRRMQTERDREAKEFRAQGDEESQRIKSRADKERTILLANAKRESEIVRGQGDALAVKIFADAFDQDEDFFSFYRSMQAYERALGADDTTLVLSPDSEFFRFFGNIYDREAGAELK
- a CDS encoding Do family serine endopeptidase; the protein is MSAAYRLLIAGLIVWTVLLTLPGPGAARSAPDSFADLVEKLTPAVVNIATSFSAESKSKESPFGELPPGTPPEEFYEFFNRRGGAPTQPITSLGSGFIIDPSGLVVTNNHVIADADEITVVLNDNSRLNAKVIGRDPKTDLALLKVESGKILPFVQFGNSDGARVGDWVIAIGNPFGLGNTVTAGILSARGRDINAGPYDDFLQTDAPINRGNSGGPMFDMNGKVIGVNTLIYSPSGGSVGIGFATPSAIVGPVIAQLREFGQTRRGWLGVRIQSVSPEIAESQQLAATTGALVAAVIEHSPAAAGGILQGDIILRFDGQDVSSRRALPRIVADTLVGSSVPVIVWREGEHVPLDVTIGRLEEYELANATAARAGAPLEMEFASVGLTLAHITAELREKYSLADESTGVVVTGVSEDIGEHADLVPGDLIVGFGSDRITDLSDFRLLLDMQRQSDSASIVLFRQRGDKSEFITVEINRG
- a CDS encoding DUF2065 domain-containing protein is translated as MSEFSLALLTAIGLVFVIEGVVYSLFPNGMKRMMMVALTLPSNRLRSVGLTMALVGFAIVWLVR